In one window of Thermus aquaticus DNA:
- a CDS encoding RNA-guided endonuclease InsQ/TnpB family protein, with translation MPLLTLKAQIHATPEVEAVLKEAMRSATKVYNGLLWHLREAYKGTGKVDLSRKNLNRILKELPRAKDYYSMSVQLTREEVREAYKAFFALRKEGKTNHQAPGFRRKGYLSPLRYVQSGYKVEGDRVTVSLGTGRKDGIRQVSFRITHRPGVRYERVRQLSIVYDKFSGRLEARLTVEVRANPRPGEGRVALDLGETILMAAAFDDGGALLYSGRGLKAVRRYWQKVRANLKRGSRRWREVAHRERAQVNDLLRQAASHFLRECVSRGVGEVVVGDLSGLREGLDYGEVLNQRLHAWPYRKLVEVLKYKGALMGIKVHEVEERKTSLTCHACGKASPSNRKHRGLYTCSCGWKAQADVNGALNIYERAFQVSPVKGSSGRVARPVVRSFRLGWHGVHEPKRKGSLLRAS, from the coding sequence ATGCCTCTCCTGACCCTCAAGGCCCAGATCCACGCCACGCCCGAGGTGGAAGCCGTCCTCAAGGAGGCCATGCGTTCCGCCACCAAGGTCTACAACGGCCTGCTTTGGCACCTCCGGGAGGCCTACAAAGGGACCGGGAAGGTGGACCTCTCCCGCAAGAACCTCAACCGCATCCTGAAGGAGCTTCCCCGGGCCAAGGACTACTACTCTATGTCCGTCCAGCTCACGAGAGAGGAGGTGAGAGAGGCCTATAAGGCCTTCTTCGCCCTGAGGAAAGAAGGAAAGACAAACCACCAGGCCCCCGGATTTCGGCGCAAGGGGTACCTCTCCCCGCTCAGGTACGTCCAAAGCGGCTACAAGGTGGAGGGGGACAGGGTCACGGTCTCCCTGGGCACGGGGCGGAAAGACGGGATACGCCAAGTCTCCTTCCGCATCACCCACCGCCCCGGAGTACGGTACGAAAGGGTGCGGCAACTCTCCATCGTCTACGACAAGTTCTCCGGGCGCTTGGAAGCCCGTCTGACGGTGGAAGTGAGGGCCAACCCTAGACCAGGAGAAGGTCGGGTAGCCCTAGACCTGGGGGAGACAATCTTGATGGCGGCGGCCTTTGATGACGGGGGCGCCTTACTCTACTCGGGCCGGGGGCTTAAGGCGGTGCGGCGGTACTGGCAGAAAGTCCGGGCGAACCTCAAGCGGGGCTCCCGCAGGTGGAGGGAGGTAGCCCATCGGGAGAGGGCTCAGGTGAACGATCTTCTACGTCAAGCCGCCTCCCACTTCCTTCGTGAGTGCGTCAGCCGAGGCGTGGGAGAAGTCGTGGTCGGGGACCTCTCGGGCCTCCGGGAGGGCTTGGACTACGGCGAGGTCCTCAACCAGAGGCTCCACGCCTGGCCCTACCGCAAGCTGGTGGAGGTTCTGAAGTACAAAGGGGCCCTCATGGGCATCAAAGTCCACGAGGTGGAGGAAAGGAAGACCTCCCTCACCTGCCACGCTTGCGGGAAGGCTTCGCCTTCCAACAGGAAGCACCGGGGTCTATACACCTGCTCTTGCGGCTGGAAGGCGCAAGCGGATGTCAACGGGGCCCTGAACATCTACGAGCGGGCTTTCCAGGTATCTCCCGTCAAGGGGAGTAGTGGCCGTGTGGCACGGCCCGTGGTCCGGTCGTTCCGTCTGGGATGGCACGGAGTCCACGAACCGAAGCGCAAGGGTAGCCTCTTGCGTGCATCCTAA
- the sppA gene encoding signal peptide peptidase SppA: protein MNRKRWLALILFLLVVFLAVVGLGRLTAPEKAKGRWQETTLFGQGEKVLLLELKGTIPTDKALEDFLSQVRQAKEDPGIKAVVLEVVSPGGGVTETEAIHRALKELAREKPLVASLGTVAASGGYYAATAAREIVTAPTTVTGSIGVISILLQVQGLLDKLGVEVEVLKEGRLKDMASGLRPLTPEEKTLLQGYMREAYELFVRRVAEGRRMPLEKAYRLADGRIYSGAQALALGLADREGYLEDAAQRAAELAGLTGFRLVRYKKPKGLLVELLGDEPPFGFASDTQALLQALAQSRFRLEYRYLGGGLW from the coding sequence ATGAACCGAAAGCGCTGGCTGGCCCTCATCCTCTTTCTCCTGGTGGTGTTCCTGGCGGTGGTGGGCCTGGGTCGCCTCACCGCCCCGGAAAAGGCTAAAGGGCGCTGGCAGGAGACGACCCTTTTCGGCCAGGGGGAAAAGGTCCTCCTCCTAGAGCTCAAAGGAACCATCCCCACCGACAAGGCCCTGGAAGACTTCCTCTCCCAGGTGCGCCAGGCCAAGGAGGACCCCGGGATCAAGGCCGTGGTCCTCGAGGTGGTTAGCCCCGGGGGCGGGGTCACGGAGACCGAGGCCATCCACCGCGCCCTAAAGGAGCTGGCCCGGGAAAAGCCCCTGGTGGCCAGCCTGGGCACCGTGGCCGCCAGCGGCGGCTACTATGCGGCCACCGCCGCCCGGGAGATCGTCACCGCCCCCACCACCGTAACCGGTTCCATCGGGGTCATCTCCATCCTGCTCCAGGTCCAGGGCCTTCTGGACAAGCTGGGGGTTGAGGTGGAGGTTCTGAAGGAGGGCAGGCTCAAGGACATGGCCTCGGGCCTCCGCCCCCTGACCCCGGAGGAAAAGACCCTCCTCCAGGGCTACATGCGGGAGGCCTACGAGCTCTTCGTGAGGCGGGTGGCGGAAGGAAGAAGGATGCCTCTGGAAAAGGCCTACCGCCTGGCGGACGGGCGCATCTATTCAGGCGCGCAGGCCCTGGCCCTGGGCCTGGCCGACCGGGAGGGCTACCTAGAGGACGCCGCCCAAAGGGCCGCCGAGCTGGCGGGTCTGACTGGCTTCCGCCTGGTCCGGTACAAAAAGCCCAAGGGTCTGCTGGTGGAGCTTTTGGGAGACGAACCTCCCTTTGGCTTCGCCTCAGACACCCAAGCCCTCCTGCAGGCCCTGGCCCAAAGCCGCTTCCGCCTGGAGTACCGCTACCTAGGAGGTGGACTATGGTAA
- the trmB gene encoding tRNA (guanosine(46)-N7)-methyltransferase TrmB, translating to MLVRPALLPELPPEPKALFVREGPLVVEVGFGDGRFTAHYARTHPERLILGAEVSAASVQRALRRLKREGIGNVRLYLGEGAFALRNLVPPRSVLEVIVNFPDPWPKKRHQGRRLLQEAFFRRLSTRLAEGGRLLLTTDHEDYFAFALEEARRTGLYRIETPPPPEAHLLTKYALKWRQAGRAFFHAVFTKEAEDPTPWPPMRRYAMAHALLNGPLPEALDLPQAPVRFPGGVAVFLEAARGEKGFYVLTHVEEEDLTQDLLLEVRKSAHGLYAGVSRFGAPLITEGVRAAVRALVAALEALGLQVVQDHT from the coding sequence GTGCTGGTGCGGCCCGCCCTCCTGCCCGAGCTTCCCCCAGAGCCCAAAGCCCTCTTCGTCCGGGAAGGCCCTTTGGTGGTGGAAGTGGGCTTCGGCGATGGCCGCTTCACCGCCCACTACGCCAGGACCCATCCCGAAAGGCTCATCCTGGGGGCCGAGGTTTCGGCGGCCAGCGTCCAGCGGGCCCTCAGGCGGCTCAAGCGGGAAGGCATCGGCAACGTCCGCCTCTACCTGGGGGAAGGCGCCTTCGCCCTCCGAAACCTGGTGCCCCCGAGGAGCGTCCTCGAGGTCATCGTCAACTTTCCCGACCCCTGGCCCAAAAAGCGCCACCAGGGGAGGCGCCTCCTCCAGGAGGCCTTCTTCCGCCGCCTTTCCACCCGCCTGGCCGAGGGGGGGAGGCTCCTCCTCACCACCGACCACGAGGACTACTTCGCCTTCGCCCTGGAGGAGGCCCGGCGGACCGGGCTCTACCGCATAGAAACCCCCCCACCCCCGGAGGCCCACCTCCTGACCAAGTACGCTCTCAAGTGGCGGCAGGCGGGGCGGGCCTTCTTCCACGCCGTCTTCACCAAGGAGGCCGAGGACCCCACGCCCTGGCCTCCCATGAGGAGGTACGCCATGGCCCACGCCCTACTGAATGGCCCCCTGCCCGAGGCCCTTGACCTGCCCCAGGCCCCCGTGCGCTTCCCAGGGGGGGTGGCCGTCTTCCTGGAAGCGGCCAGGGGGGAAAAGGGCTTTTACGTCCTGACCCACGTGGAGGAGGAGGACCTCACCCAGGACCTCCTCCTGGAGGTGCGCAAGAGCGCCCACGGCCTCTACGCCGGGGTGAGCCGCTTCGGCGCCCCCCTCATCACCGAAGGGGTGAGGGCGGCGGTCAGGGCGCTGGTGGCGGCCCTCGAGGCCCTGGGCCTTCAGGTGGTCCAGGATCACACCTGA
- a CDS encoding RDD family protein, with protein MVIASPWRRLVASFVDGLILVPVTLLLMALAGVDWVNTTPLQNFLFNWVPSWAYYVAFTALYGATPGKMLLGIRVVKTDGRPVDWLTALMREVVGKTLSTLPLALGYLWAFFHPQRQAWHDLIADTLVVHRESQA; from the coding sequence ATGGTAATCGCAAGCCCCTGGCGTCGGCTGGTGGCCTCCTTTGTGGACGGCCTGATCCTGGTGCCCGTGACCCTTCTTCTTATGGCCCTGGCCGGGGTGGACTGGGTGAACACCACCCCGCTCCAGAACTTCCTCTTCAACTGGGTTCCCAGCTGGGCCTACTACGTGGCCTTCACTGCCCTCTACGGGGCCACGCCGGGCAAGATGCTCCTGGGCATCCGCGTGGTGAAAACCGACGGCCGCCCTGTGGACTGGCTCACCGCCCTCATGCGGGAGGTGGTGGGCAAAACCCTCTCCACCTTGCCCTTGGCCCTCGGCTACCTGTGGGCCTTCTTCCATCCCCAAAGGCAGGCCTGGCACGACCTCATCGCCGATACCTTGGTGGTCCACCGAGAATCCCAGGCGTGA
- a CDS encoding IS5 family transposase, with product MPLRRCYPSDLTDEEWGLLEPLIPAPKPGGRPAKVSRREIMNAILYVLKNGIPWRAMPHDLPHWSTVYHYFRQWQKEGVWEKAVQALVRRD from the coding sequence GTGCCTCTTAGACGATGTTACCCCAGCGACCTAACCGACGAGGAGTGGGGCCTCCTGGAGCCCCTCATCCCCGCCCCCAAGCCCGGCGGCCGGCCCGCCAAGGTGTCCAGAAGAGAGATCATGAACGCCATCCTTTACGTCCTGAAGAACGGCATCCCCTGGCGAGCCATGCCCCATGACCTGCCCCACTGGTCCACCGTCTACCACTACTTTCGCCAGTGGCAGAAGGAGGGGGTGTGGGAGAAAGCGGTGCAAGCCCTGGTCCGCCGGGACC
- a CDS encoding class I SAM-dependent rRNA methyltransferase encodes MLRPVLRVVVEPGKERKLRNFYPNVYRDELQEAPQEAGVAEAYGADGAFLAVGYYDPRSRIPFRAFRFDRGPLDRRFFRERFVRALKKREGLGPSFRLVHGEADGLPGLVVDRFGGVLVLQVRSRGMEALREVWFPALLEVVRPEGVYERSDVEARRQEGLPERVGVVFGEVPEVLSVEEDGLLFSIPPALAQKTGFYLDQRENRRLLEAMVRPGERVLDVYSYVGGFALRAARKGAYALAVDKDLEALSVLDRAALRAGLRVDIRQGEALEVLRTLEGPFHHVLLDPPTLVKRKEELPAMKGHLVDLVREALRLLAKEGYLWLSTCSYYVKVEDLLEVARRAAHDLGVRLRVHAVTYQPQDHPWSLHVPESLYLKTVIFQEDAL; translated from the coding sequence ATGCTGAGGCCCGTGCTGAGGGTGGTGGTGGAGCCCGGCAAGGAGCGGAAGCTCAGGAACTTCTACCCCAACGTCTACCGGGACGAGCTCCAGGAGGCTCCCCAGGAGGCGGGGGTGGCCGAGGCCTATGGGGCCGACGGGGCCTTTCTGGCGGTGGGCTACTACGACCCCCGTTCCCGCATCCCCTTCCGGGCCTTCCGCTTTGACCGGGGGCCTTTGGACCGCCGCTTTTTCCGGGAGCGCTTCGTGAGGGCCCTTAAGAAGCGGGAGGGGCTTGGGCCTAGCTTTCGCCTGGTACACGGGGAGGCGGACGGGCTTCCCGGGCTGGTGGTGGACCGCTTTGGCGGGGTCCTAGTCCTCCAGGTGCGCTCCCGGGGGATGGAGGCCCTCCGGGAGGTCTGGTTCCCGGCCCTTTTGGAGGTGGTGAGGCCCGAGGGCGTGTACGAGCGGAGCGACGTGGAGGCCAGGCGGCAGGAGGGGCTTCCCGAGCGGGTGGGGGTGGTCTTTGGGGAGGTGCCGGAGGTCCTTTCGGTGGAGGAGGACGGCCTCCTTTTCTCCATCCCCCCGGCCCTGGCCCAGAAGACGGGGTTTTACCTGGACCAGCGGGAAAACCGCCGCCTTTTGGAGGCCATGGTGCGCCCGGGGGAGCGGGTTTTGGACGTGTACAGCTACGTGGGGGGGTTCGCCCTCAGGGCCGCCAGAAAGGGAGCCTACGCCCTGGCGGTGGACAAGGACCTCGAGGCCCTCTCCGTCCTGGACCGGGCCGCCCTCCGGGCGGGGCTTCGCGTGGACATCCGCCAGGGGGAGGCCCTGGAGGTCTTGAGAACCCTGGAAGGCCCCTTCCACCACGTCCTCCTGGACCCTCCCACCCTGGTCAAGAGGAAGGAAGAGCTTCCCGCCATGAAGGGCCACCTGGTGGACCTGGTGCGGGAAGCGCTGCGCCTTCTTGCCAAGGAGGGCTACCTCTGGCTTTCCACCTGCAGCTACTACGTGAAGGTGGAGGACCTCCTGGAGGTGGCCCGCCGGGCGGCCCACGACCTCGGAGTGCGCCTCAGGGTCCACGCCGTCACCTACCAGCCCCAGGACCACCCCTGGAGCCTGCACGTGCCGGAAAGCCTCTACCTGAAGACGGTCATCTTCCAGGAGGACGCCCTCTAA
- a CDS encoding citrate synthase/methylcitrate synthase encodes MEVARGLEGVLFTETRMCFIDGEAGRLYYYGIPIQELAEKSTFEETTYLLLHGRLPQRGELEAFKKDLAARRALPSHLLESFRRYPASAHPMSFLRTAVSELGMLDPTEGDISREALYQKGLDLIAKFATIVAANKRLKEGKEPLPPREDLSHAANFLYMANGVEPSPEQERLMDAALILHAEHGFNASTFTAIAAFSTETDLYSAITAAVASLKGPRHGGANEAVMKMIQEIGAPERAREWVREKLSKKERIMGMGHRVYKAFDPRAGVLEKLARRVAEKHGHSPEYQILKIVEEEAGKVLNPRGIYPNVDFYSGVVYSDLGFGLEFFTPIFAVARISGWVGHILEYKEQDNRLLRPDAKYIGELDRPYVPLEARG; translated from the coding sequence ATGGAAGTGGCACGGGGTCTTGAGGGCGTTCTCTTCACGGAAACTCGGATGTGCTTTATTGACGGGGAGGCGGGCCGCCTTTACTACTACGGCATCCCCATTCAGGAGCTGGCGGAGAAGAGCACCTTTGAGGAGACCACCTACTTGCTTCTCCACGGCAGACTGCCTCAGCGAGGGGAGCTAGAGGCCTTTAAAAAGGACCTGGCGGCCAGGCGGGCTTTGCCTTCTCACCTCCTGGAGTCCTTCCGGCGCTACCCCGCCTCGGCCCACCCCATGAGCTTTTTGCGCACCGCCGTCTCCGAGCTGGGCATGCTGGACCCCACCGAGGGAGATATCTCCCGGGAGGCCCTGTACCAGAAGGGCCTGGACCTGATCGCCAAGTTCGCCACCATCGTGGCCGCCAACAAGCGCCTCAAGGAGGGTAAGGAGCCCCTTCCTCCCCGGGAGGACCTCTCCCACGCCGCCAACTTCCTTTACATGGCGAACGGCGTGGAGCCTTCCCCTGAGCAGGAGCGCCTCATGGACGCGGCCCTCATCCTCCACGCCGAGCACGGCTTCAACGCCAGCACCTTCACCGCCATCGCCGCCTTCTCCACGGAGACCGACCTCTACTCGGCCATCACCGCCGCCGTGGCCTCTTTGAAGGGCCCCAGGCACGGTGGGGCCAACGAGGCGGTCATGAAGATGATCCAGGAGATCGGCGCGCCCGAGAGGGCCCGGGAGTGGGTGCGGGAAAAGCTTTCCAAGAAAGAGCGGATCATGGGCATGGGCCACCGGGTCTACAAGGCCTTTGACCCCAGGGCCGGGGTTCTGGAGAAGCTGGCCCGCCGCGTGGCGGAGAAGCACGGGCACTCCCCCGAGTACCAGATCCTCAAGATCGTGGAGGAGGAGGCGGGGAAGGTGCTGAACCCGCGGGGCATCTACCCCAACGTGGACTTCTATTCCGGGGTGGTCTACTCCGACCTGGGCTTCGGGCTGGAGTTCTTCACCCCCATCTTCGCCGTGGCCCGCATCTCCGGCTGGGTGGGGCACATCCTGGAGTACAAGGAGCAGGACAACCGCCTCCTGCGCCCCGACGCCAAGTACATCGGGGAGCTGGACCGGCCCTACGTGCCCCTGGAGGCCAGGGGCTGA